The Syntrophales bacterium sequence TCCCTCTCAATGTCAATATCTTCGATGGCGCTGTAGGCCGTCACGACCCGGAGGGCTGCCGCATAGGCTGCCAGTTGGTAATCCGCATCGCCGAAATTGGGATCCTCCTTGTCGTCAAGATCGATCATGGACTTCAACTGGCTTTTGACCTCTTCGATGACTTGCGGATAGATATCGCTCATGTCTCCCACAAGCGCAGACCTTCTCTTCCGAAGAATAAGCAAAGCCGTACCCTGGACATAGTTGCCCTGCTTGATTCCGACTACAGGGGTTTCGGTTTGTATTGTCCAGGCGGCAGTAACGTGAAGACCGGCAGCCCAGAGAATCATGGCCAAGTCCGCCCAGACCTCTGCATTCTGATGGGTGAACATAACCAACTGGAATCCGTCATCTGGCATGTGATTAGTCAATGCCTTATAACAATCCACCATGACCATACGAAAGCTTTCATCGGATCCCTTGACGGCCAGTGCCCGCTTCGAATCCGTATACCAGTCGGGGAAAAGTCGCTTTAGACCCCGTTCATACCAGGCCAGGAAAAATTCTGAGAGTTCTTCATAGTTGACGGCATCAGCATAGGGTGGGTCTGTAAGCCAGATGTCACAGGTTTGTGAGACAACTCTGCAATCACAGAGTTCTGCGATCCCTTCTTTAACAGGGTAAGATTTGCTGGTTGGTAAAGATAGACTTATCAGACCTGAAGATGCACGTACACAATAAACGACTGAAGTATTCAATGCTTGATTGAGAAAAGTATTTTTCCCTCCACCCGATCCACCACTATTGGAAGGCAACCAAACAGACAACCGGGAATTCCAGTCAGCAAACCGCCCCACCAGAAGCAAGGCGGCCGCCGCAGGAATACCCTTCAGATCACCTGCGTATTCCTGGAATAAGCCATGAAGAAGAAGCTGCCGCGGATGAAAGAGATGATGCCAGTGCGTCCAGCCACGCGTGCGAATCGGTTCATCCGTTTTATCACCCGGCTCGATTTTCCGGCTGGGGAGGTATCCTTTCAATTGCCAGTCGGTGAAGCGTTCCTTAACCAGTTGCAAGACCAGGGCTTCCCGCTTCAGGTCCGCTTCCGTCGGCGCCCTGTAGTATTTCTCCCCCGTCTCCGGGTCCACCCAGCGGATGCAGTAAAGACGTTCCTGAAAGACATCAGCCGGTCTTGGAACGAAATCTTCGTTTTCCCATAACCGCAGTCCTTCACGTCCCCTTAGGGTGTCGGCGCTCGTGGGTGCCCGCATGTGAGGCGGCAAATAGATTCCTTCTTTATCCACAGGGCAACGAAGTCCGCCGATCCAGGTACCTTCTTGCCTGGCCTGTTCAAAATCCGAAGAGGAGGCGTCTTGGATGATGTCAAGATCAAATCGCTTCCGTGAAGGGTCAGGCACGAGGCGCGCCACAACTTTCGGTTTTTCGGCAATGACCCATGAAGGTGCCAGCGGCACGAACCAGCCCGTCATGGGCTCTCTTACTTCAGAGCAGTAAAGGTATGCTTCGGCCTCCCAGCCATTTTCTTTGGTCTCGATGCCCCATTCTTTAAGCGTACTGCGAACAGAGGCAAACAAATTTT is a genomic window containing:
- a CDS encoding DUF1156 domain-containing protein translates to MSGLTFIETQFPVSKLSKESYKERKAVSGQTLTGLGKWWGRKPLVLVRAALLGLLLPATDDLKKDREIFLKLMTMDEEGLWMRRRGNIPAGEVYPHATDSEKEFYFTRKDGRIQWKKSAGREDREHMQRRAFSRMGYDEKLKFCVRAEEIDGPSSETWEEVNNHLRTKVSSLSELVQELSGRQFGHVACAGDSFCGGGSVPFEAARLGCFAYGSELNPVAALLTWASLNIIGGGSDVQKQVKDVQENLFASVRSTLKEWGIETKENGWEAEAYLYCSEVREPMTGWFVPLAPSWVIAEKPKVVARLVPDPSRKRFDLDIIQDASSSDFEQARQEGTWIGGLRCPVDKEGIYLPPHMRAPTSADTLRGREGLRLWENEDFVPRPADVFQERLYCIRWVDPETGEKYYRAPTEADLKREALVLQLVKERFTDWQLKGYLPSRKIEPGDKTDEPIRTRGWTHWHHLFHPRQLLLHGLFQEYAGDLKGIPAAAALLLVGRFADWNSRLSVWLPSNSGGSGGGKNTFLNQALNTSVVYCVRASSGLISLSLPTSKSYPVKEGIAELCDCRVVSQTCDIWLTDPPYADAVNYEELSEFFLAWYERGLKRLFPDWYTDSKRALAVKGSDESFRMVMVDCYKALTNHMPDDGFQLVMFTHQNAEVWADLAMILWAAGLHVTAAWTIQTETPVVGIKQGNYVQGTALLILRKRRSALVGDMSDIYPQVIEEVKSQLKSMIDLDDKEDPNFGDADYQLAAYAAALRVVTAYSAIEDIDIERELRRVRRPGESSPLADLIKSAVKIASDFLVPDGLDSAIWKRLSPEERFYLKGIEVEAHGEYRDGVYQEFARGFGIRDYRGLLGSGAANQTRLKTPGELKGRDLSGTGFAGSLLRQVLFAVYKTAEEDDPRPGLDYLKQEIPSYWDRRQTMIALLNYLSHKPSVNMEHWKKDVEAAHLLLGAVEGDGV